A region from the Campylobacter blaseri genome encodes:
- a CDS encoding DNA alkylation repair protein: MVDSILKELNLQKDEKYKKFNQKLIFTKQEILGVRLPALRKIAKNISKDRALKFIKLKKPNIYEIILLEGLVIGYAKFDFKTKIMLYEKYIQKVDNWAGIDCVNLNPKNLQDREILITHIKIWLDDESEFIARAGLINLLQHYVQKEYLDYIFSIKVKNNKYYSMMAHAWLISVCVVKFPDETINFLRQKILDKTTHNKAISKCIDSYRVSKENKDILRELRK, encoded by the coding sequence ATGGTAGATAGTATTTTAAAAGAGCTAAATTTACAAAAAGATGAAAAGTATAAAAAGTTTAACCAAAAGCTTATTTTCACAAAACAAGAAATTTTAGGCGTTAGACTTCCCGCTCTTAGAAAAATTGCAAAAAATATCTCTAAAGACAGAGCTTTAAAGTTTATAAAACTTAAAAAACCAAATATTTATGAGATTATTTTACTTGAAGGGCTAGTTATAGGATATGCAAAATTTGATTTTAAAACTAAAATTATGTTATATGAAAAATATATACAAAAAGTTGATAATTGGGCTGGAATTGATTGTGTAAATTTAAATCCAAAAAATTTACAAGATAGAGAAATTTTAATAACTCACATCAAAATTTGGCTAGATGATGAAAGTGAGTTTATAGCACGAGCTGGACTTATAAATTTATTGCAACACTATGTGCAAAAGGAGTATTTGGACTATATTTTTAGTATAAAAGTTAAAAACAATAAGTATTATTCTATGATGGCACATGCCTGGCTTATAAGTGTGTGTGTAGTTAAATTTCCAGACGAAACTATAAACTTTTTAAGACAAAAGATTTTAGACAAAACAACTCATAACAAAGCCATTTCAAAATGCATTGACAGCTATAGAGTTTCAAAAGAAAATAAAGATATTTTAAGAGAACTAAGGAAATAG
- a CDS encoding DUF4197 domain-containing protein, with the protein MKKIFISFAVLVAVYLSAFDFSNVLNTTKDVVNGANSNDNYKSMVEKALNLSVQELSKNGFINNQVAKIPLPAHLQTAANLAKKVGGEKWANDLTISINQSATKAVGGASKVFYDVIKNMKEDEIKTLFTSKDNGFTKYLQKNSSDKLSAVFKPIIEDMMSENKFATAYNGLNSFAKNSSLLNGKTASNLKNLAGNFGGDKYIPNTDEDLNDYITRKTLDGLFALMGEKESGLKSRAVGKGLDLLNKF; encoded by the coding sequence ATGAAAAAGATTTTTATTAGTTTTGCTGTGCTTGTAGCTGTTTATTTAAGCGCATTTGATTTCTCAAATGTTTTAAATACAACAAAAGATGTGGTTAATGGTGCAAATTCAAATGATAATTACAAAAGTATGGTAGAAAAGGCTTTGAATTTATCGGTGCAAGAACTTAGTAAAAATGGTTTTATAAATAACCAAGTAGCAAAAATTCCACTCCCAGCTCACTTGCAAACTGCGGCAAATTTAGCTAAAAAAGTAGGCGGTGAAAAATGGGCAAATGATTTAACTATCTCTATAAATCAAAGTGCAACAAAAGCTGTTGGTGGTGCTTCAAAAGTATTTTATGATGTGATTAAAAATATGAAAGAAGATGAGATAAAAACTCTATTTACAAGCAAAGACAATGGCTTTACAAAATATCTTCAAAAAAATTCCAGCGACAAGCTATCAGCTGTTTTTAAACCTATCATTGAAGATATGATGAGCGAAAATAAGTTCGCAACTGCTTACAATGGACTAAATTCATTTGCTAAAAATAGTTCACTTTTGAATGGCAAAACTGCCTCAAACCTAAAAAATTTAGCTGGAAATTTTGGTGGAGACAAATATATTCCAAACACAGATGAAGACTTAAACGACTACATAACAAGAAAAACTCTTGATGGACTTTTTGCTTTAATGGGCGAAAAAGAAAGTGGTTTAAAATCTAGAGCTGTTGGCAAAGGACTAGACTTATTAAATAAATTTTAG
- a CDS encoding PhoU domain-containing protein, with translation MLPNHEEKLSTIKTLLLEFSNTLNDSLKTCYDGFKNSDMSYFIKAKDSLKNSSKLANKIDNEILTTLALFGAEAGDLRELVAYLKTTNELARIMDNINSFCKKIILSENYNKELIKSDQEPSYLCLSALKATQYIAQAIDSKDNDELKNIYTKVEIEESKTDDFYSVLQKNILSDLYAKHELTAEALHFLSAMRKFEKIADRSASIVKLMLFAKFGGKMDIY, from the coding sequence ATGTTACCAAACCATGAAGAAAAACTTTCTACCATAAAAACTCTTTTACTAGAGTTTAGTAATACTTTAAATGATAGTTTAAAAACTTGCTATGATGGATTTAAAAATAGTGATATGAGTTATTTTATAAAAGCAAAAGATAGTTTAAAAAACTCAAGCAAACTTGCAAACAAAATAGACAATGAAATTTTAACTACTTTAGCACTTTTTGGTGCAGAAGCTGGTGATTTAAGAGAACTTGTTGCCTATCTTAAAACTACAAATGAGTTAGCTAGAATTATGGATAATATAAATAGTTTTTGCAAAAAAATAATTCTATCTGAAAACTACAATAAAGAGCTTATAAAATCAGACCAAGAGCCATCTTATTTGTGTCTAAGTGCTTTAAAGGCAACTCAATATATAGCACAAGCTATAGATTCAAAAGACAATGATGAGTTAAAAAATATTTATACAAAAGTGGAAATTGAAGAGAGCAAAACTGACGATTTTTACAGTGTGCTTCAAAAAAATATTTTATCAGATTTATATGCAAAGCACGAATTAACGGCTGAAGCTTTACATTTTTTAAGTGCGATGAGAAAATTTGAAAAAATAGCAGATAGATCTGCAAGCATTGTAAAACTTATGCTATTTGCAAAATTTGGTGGTAAAATGGATATATACTAA
- a CDS encoding helix-turn-helix transcriptional regulator encodes MSRLMEFEKFFNDIWGSEDRCLKNISINSDDIRLSAEFFNNSNGLGYGKFDMYFEDFKILDSIHESNYFFMYFNTGSSIMRMKKDANEFYFNPNDVWVGAINEPFGGQNIFQAKKHVKTQCILINKQRIKDFPMFDELANKQDFYIRVGSTNLTQKIILKELENSHLYEGKMREIFIESKILEMVYKSLYDYNFSKEYCDIKLCEYDIKSIKKAREIMLKNMSNPPSIKKLARICAINEFKLKKGFKHIYKTTIYKMLQEERLKNAKELLTNQDVNVTEAARIAGYKSLSHFSKIFKERFDVLPIELIKEKKYYI; translated from the coding sequence ATGAGCAGACTTATGGAATTTGAAAAATTTTTTAATGATATTTGGGGCAGTGAAGATAGGTGTTTAAAAAATATTTCAATAAACAGTGATGATATTAGACTAAGTGCTGAATTTTTTAACAACTCAAATGGGCTTGGATATGGAAAATTTGATATGTATTTTGAGGATTTTAAAATTTTAGATTCCATTCATGAGTCAAACTATTTTTTTATGTATTTTAATACAGGTAGCTCTATAATGAGAATGAAAAAAGACGCAAATGAGTTTTATTTTAATCCAAATGATGTCTGGGTAGGAGCTATTAACGAGCCATTTGGTGGTCAAAATATTTTTCAAGCTAAAAAGCATGTTAAAACACAATGTATCTTAATAAACAAACAACGCATAAAAGACTTTCCCATGTTTGACGAACTAGCCAATAAGCAAGATTTTTATATAAGAGTTGGGAGCACAAATTTAACTCAAAAAATTATTTTAAAAGAGCTTGAAAATTCACATTTATATGAAGGTAAGATGAGAGAAATTTTTATAGAATCTAAAATTTTAGAGATGGTTTATAAGAGTTTATATGATTACAATTTTTCTAAAGAGTATTGCGATATAAAATTATGTGAATATGATATAAAATCTATCAAAAAAGCAAGAGAAATTATGCTTAAAAATATGTCAAATCCACCTTCTATAAAAAAGCTTGCAAGAATTTGTGCTATAAATGAGTTTAAGCTAAAAAAAGGGTTTAAACATATCTATAAAACCACCATTTATAAAATGCTTCAAGAAGAGAGATTAAAAAATGCTAAAGAGCTACTAACAAATCAAGATGTGAATGTGACTGAGGCTGCTAGAATAGCAGGTTATAAAAGTCTGTCGCATTTTAGTAAAATTTTTAAAGAGCGGTTTGATGTATTACCAATTGAACTAATAAAAGAGAAAAAATACTATATTTGA
- a CDS encoding TonB-dependent receptor, with protein sequence MQSSYFKCLTILSLVATTSIFANESISLEQITVSANKMEENIKDIPQSISVIDENEAEEKRIRTVNEIVREIPNLTSSVFINKTRMNFRGINHSDFTNSNPVTVYIDGIPNSNQMSNYDAILTNIERIEVLRGPQSTIYGKDSIGGVINIITKTPQNEWSGNLGTEYGSNNYMMGSFNANGALVEDKLFLNLGGFGSKDDGWITNDYNNDKKANKYNKYKFDGTITFKPTDRLTARLTLAKERVKDYFYKGGTGNFGQIDRNDAKHAKFEVPTHTTISSFAQSLGIDYEFDKAKFSSITAHKKSNTKGVYDGDFKYDEIVTNNNGLNQFQHVVIDMISQELRLSSLNTDKFKWITGLYFEREKTNNKRMGQQFVQGGFKMELDAPAKMKADTMAIFAQGNYNLTDSLALTLGGRYQKIKKDIDLKFYITPLGMPKGTPVNALNDNTSWSKFLPKAGLTYKINDDLSAFISYSQGYLAGGYNYYAMIKEQNFDPQISNNYEIGLRGNALDNSLRFSVSAFHMDIKDIHMYKMFPGGLFTTSNGGKAKSDGIELEALYRVTNELDISGSLGIIKTKYKENITDSRAIGKRIENTPNYTANLGISYTMPNGIYARADLRAEGSKYFDAANTLKQKSWISADVRAGYRFKDFDIYGYVTNITNEEHIETFLNHGGMGGMNHFNDPRRFGIGLKYSF encoded by the coding sequence ATGCAATCTAGTTATTTTAAATGTTTGACAATACTATCGCTTGTAGCTACTACATCTATATTTGCAAATGAGAGCATATCATTAGAGCAAATTACAGTTTCGGCAAACAAAATGGAGGAAAACATTAAGGATATTCCTCAAAGTATAAGTGTTATAGATGAAAATGAAGCAGAAGAAAAGAGGATTAGAACTGTAAATGAGATTGTAAGAGAAATTCCTAACTTAACCTCTTCTGTATTTATAAATAAAACTCGTATGAATTTTCGTGGTATAAATCACTCAGATTTTACAAATTCAAATCCAGTTACTGTATACATAGATGGTATCCCAAATAGTAATCAGATGAGCAATTATGATGCTATTTTGACAAATATAGAAAGGATTGAGGTTTTAAGAGGTCCACAAAGCACGATTTATGGAAAAGACTCAATTGGTGGAGTTATAAATATCATTACAAAAACTCCGCAAAATGAGTGGAGTGGTAATTTAGGCACAGAATATGGTTCAAATAACTATATGATGGGAAGCTTTAATGCCAATGGTGCATTAGTTGAAGATAAATTATTTTTAAATTTAGGTGGGTTTGGCTCTAAAGATGATGGTTGGATAACAAATGATTATAATAATGACAAAAAAGCAAATAAGTATAATAAATATAAATTTGATGGGACTATCACATTTAAACCTACTGATAGATTAACCGCTAGACTTACTTTAGCAAAAGAGAGGGTAAAGGACTATTTTTACAAAGGTGGCACAGGAAATTTTGGTCAAATTGATAGAAATGACGCAAAACATGCTAAATTTGAAGTTCCTACACATACAACGATAAGCTCATTTGCACAATCTTTAGGTATTGATTATGAATTTGACAAGGCGAAATTTTCATCTATTACTGCGCATAAAAAGTCAAATACTAAAGGAGTATATGATGGAGATTTTAAATATGATGAGATAGTTACTAATAATAATGGACTTAATCAATTTCAACATGTAGTTATAGACATGATATCTCAAGAGCTTAGACTATCAAGCCTAAATACAGATAAATTTAAATGGATAACTGGGCTATATTTTGAACGAGAAAAAACTAACAATAAAAGAATGGGGCAACAGTTTGTGCAGGGTGGTTTTAAAATGGAGCTAGACGCACCAGCAAAAATGAAAGCTGATACTATGGCTATTTTTGCACAAGGAAACTATAATCTTACAGATAGTTTGGCTTTAACGCTTGGTGGACGTTATCAAAAGATTAAAAAAGATATTGATTTGAAATTTTACATAACTCCACTTGGTATGCCTAAAGGTACTCCAGTAAATGCATTAAATGACAACACATCGTGGAGCAAATTTCTACCAAAAGCTGGTTTAACATACAAAATAAATGATGATTTAAGTGCATTTATTTCATATTCTCAAGGCTATTTAGCAGGAGGATACAACTACTATGCCATGATAAAAGAGCAAAATTTTGATCCTCAAATAAGTAATAATTATGAGATAGGACTAAGGGGAAATGCACTAGATAATAGTTTAAGATTTAGTGTATCAGCATTTCATATGGATATAAAAGATATTCATATGTATAAAATGTTTCCAGGGGGATTATTTACAACAAGTAATGGTGGTAAAGCAAAGAGTGATGGCATAGAGTTAGAAGCACTTTATAGAGTAACTAATGAGCTTGATATAAGTGGCTCTTTAGGTATCATAAAAACAAAATATAAAGAGAACATTACAGATTCAAGAGCTATTGGAAAACGCATAGAAAATACACCAAATTACACTGCAAATTTAGGAATTTCATATACTATGCCAAATGGAATTTATGCTAGAGCTGATCTAAGAGCAGAAGGTAGTAAATATTTTGATGCAGCAAATACTCTTAAACAAAAGTCTTGGATAAGTGCTGATGTAAGAGCTGGGTATAGATTTAAAGATTTTGACATCTATGGATATGTTACAAATATTACAAATGAAGAGCATATAGAGACCTTTTTAAACCATGGTGGAATGGGTGGAATGAACCATTTTAACGACCCTAGAAGGTTTGGTATAGGTTTAAAATATTCGTTTTAA
- the pstA gene encoding phosphate ABC transporter permease PstA codes for MNDYFYSPLLAKRNKKAKRFKFIALLSLLTSIIFLLIFIADMIGKGHSAFRQTYVLVPVNITEKTKSYTHLAVDRKEYGFLVSRAWLRDLPNYIKQNPDVMDTFEKRWVLADDNVDQYFKGKYNTLNDKQKNVIENMKKNNEIKLEFNSLFFTKGDSKIPEYAGFLASMVGSVMTMLITMFIAVPIGIMSAIYLEEFAKPSKFTDFIDININNLAAIPSILFGMLGLAVFINFFGVPRSTPIAGGLVLALMSLPVIIVSSKAALKAVPDSIRQAGFGLGLTKWQITRDHTLPLAMPTILTGSIIALAQAMGETAPLIMIGMIAFIPDATFSFTQATTVMPAQIFVWGGMPERIYIEKTAAGILVLLSVLIILNALAIYLRKKYSVKW; via the coding sequence ATGAACGATTATTTTTATTCACCATTACTTGCAAAAAGAAATAAAAAAGCAAAGAGATTTAAGTTTATAGCCTTGCTTTCTTTATTAACTTCTATAATTTTTTTGTTAATTTTTATAGCAGATATGATAGGAAAAGGCCATAGTGCATTTAGGCAAACTTATGTTTTAGTTCCTGTAAATATCACAGAAAAAACAAAATCTTACACTCACTTAGCAGTTGATAGAAAAGAGTATGGATTTTTGGTCAGTAGAGCTTGGCTTAGGGATTTGCCAAATTATATAAAACAAAATCCTGATGTTATGGATACTTTTGAAAAAAGATGGGTTTTGGCTGATGATAATGTTGATCAATACTTTAAAGGAAAATACAACACCTTAAACGATAAGCAAAAAAATGTCATAGAAAATATGAAAAAAAATAATGAGATAAAGCTTGAGTTTAACTCTTTGTTTTTCACAAAAGGAGATTCAAAAATTCCTGAATACGCAGGTTTCTTAGCTTCTATGGTGGGTTCAGTTATGACGATGTTAATTACAATGTTTATAGCAGTTCCAATTGGAATTATGAGTGCAATTTATCTTGAAGAGTTTGCAAAACCTAGCAAATTTACAGATTTTATAGATATAAATATAAACAATCTTGCAGCCATTCCTTCCATTTTGTTTGGAATGCTAGGTCTTGCTGTTTTTATAAACTTTTTTGGTGTCCCAAGATCAACGCCAATCGCCGGTGGGCTTGTTTTGGCTCTTATGTCTTTGCCTGTTATAATAGTAAGCTCAAAAGCAGCATTAAAAGCTGTTCCTGATTCCATTAGACAAGCTGGTTTTGGACTTGGGCTTACAAAATGGCAGATTACAAGAGATCATACACTTCCTTTGGCAATGCCTACAATTTTAACAGGCTCAATCATAGCTTTAGCTCAAGCGATGGGAGAAACAGCACCGCTTATAATGATAGGAATGATAGCCTTTATACCTGATGCAACTTTTTCTTTTACACAAGCTACAACAGTTATGCCCGCACAAATTTTTGTATGGGGTGGAATGCCTGAGAGAATTTACATAGAAAAAACTGCAGCTGGAATTTTGGTATTGCTTAGTGTTTTAATAATCTTAAATGCACTAGCAATTTATCTTAGAAAAAAATATAGTGTGAAATGGTAA
- a CDS encoding tetratricopeptide repeat protein: MEKIVLIFIFLTSFCFENSFKNGHKAYQNGEYKKASELFKQGCDSGYALSCSFLGFLYFNGQGVKQDYKKAIKLFKKGCDGGDAESCTALGVLYNYGKGVKRDYNKASKFYKKGCDGKIAESCYDFGLLYNTGEGVSQNKSLAKEYFNKACDLGYQRSCNIDIKLN, translated from the coding sequence ATGGAAAAAATTGTTTTGATTTTTATCTTTTTAACTAGTTTTTGTTTTGAAAATTCATTTAAGAATGGGCATAAAGCTTATCAAAATGGTGAATATAAAAAAGCAAGCGAGTTATTTAAACAAGGTTGTGATAGCGGGTATGCTTTGAGTTGTAGTTTTCTTGGCTTTTTATATTTTAATGGGCAAGGTGTGAAACAAGATTATAAAAAAGCAATTAAGTTATTTAAAAAAGGTTGTGATGGTGGAGATGCTGAAAGTTGCACTGCTCTTGGTGTTTTATACAACTATGGAAAAGGTGTAAAAAGGGATTATAATAAAGCAAGTAAGTTTTATAAAAAGGGTTGTGATGGTAAAATAGCTGAAAGCTGTTATGACTTTGGTCTTTTATATAATACTGGAGAAGGTGTAAGTCAAAACAAATCTTTAGCAAAAGAATATTTTAATAAAGCTTGTGATTTAGGATATCAACGAAGTTGCAATATTGATATAAAACTTAACTAA
- the pstC gene encoding phosphate ABC transporter permease subunit PstC, producing the protein MTKNKRVKRRNLKESYIKALLIFAALISIFTTFGILLSIVFEAISFFKLQSFWYFLFGTQWFPEGEPVKFGALPLIWGTLYITLIAMLTALPIGVFSAIYLSEYASKKVKNYVKPMLEILAGIPTVVYGFFAAVTVAPFIVKIFSIFSLDVSFQNALAPGIVMGIMIIPIIASLSDDVISSIPVRLKHGSLALGMTKAETIKFVVLPSALPGMIAAALLGVSRALGETMIVVMAAGLRANLSANPLDSMTTITVRIVDAMTGDQAFDSPETLSAFALGLILFVVTFGINLISVITIKKFHKKYKVSNL; encoded by the coding sequence ATAACTAAAAATAAAAGAGTAAAAAGAAGAAATTTAAAAGAAAGTTACATTAAAGCACTTTTGATATTTGCAGCTTTAATATCTATATTTACTACTTTTGGAATTTTACTATCCATAGTTTTTGAGGCAATAAGCTTTTTTAAACTTCAAAGCTTTTGGTATTTTCTTTTTGGAACGCAGTGGTTTCCTGAGGGAGAACCTGTTAAATTTGGTGCTTTACCACTAATTTGGGGAACTTTATACATAACTTTAATAGCCATGCTAACCGCTCTTCCTATTGGAGTTTTTTCAGCTATTTATCTATCTGAATATGCTAGTAAAAAAGTTAAAAACTATGTAAAACCAATGCTTGAAATACTAGCAGGAATCCCAACTGTTGTTTATGGATTTTTTGCAGCTGTTACAGTCGCACCTTTTATAGTAAAAATATTTAGTATTTTTTCACTAGATGTCTCATTTCAAAATGCCCTAGCTCCTGGGATTGTTATGGGAATTATGATAATTCCAATAATCGCTTCTCTATCAGATGATGTTATAAGCTCCATTCCTGTGCGTTTAAAACATGGCTCTTTAGCTCTTGGTATGACAAAGGCTGAGACTATTAAATTTGTAGTGCTTCCTTCTGCTCTTCCTGGAATGATAGCCGCAGCTTTACTTGGAGTATCTCGTGCTTTGGGTGAGACTATGATAGTTGTTATGGCAGCAGGATTAAGAGCAAATTTAAGTGCAAATCCGCTAGATTCTATGACAACTATAACAGTAAGAATAGTAGATGCAATGACTGGCGATCAAGCATTTGACTCACCTGAGACACTCTCAGCTTTTGCTTTGGGGCTTATTTTATTTGTTGTAACATTTGGGATAAATTTAATCTCTGTTATAACAATTAAAAAGTTCCATAAAAAATATAAAGTTTCAAATTTATGA
- a CDS encoding PstS family phosphate ABC transporter substrate-binding protein, whose amino-acid sequence MKLSKIALSAMLVLGTCSIANARDQIRIVGSSTVYPFSSYVAEELGVTTKFKTPVVESTGSGGGFKLFCQGEDLNTPDISNASRPMKEKEFALCNENGVKEIIGAMIGYDGIAFAQSSDNEDLDLTKKQLFLAVAKEIPVNGKLVANPYTKWSQIDSSLPDREIIIYGPPTSSGTRDAFEELVMQAASKNDPVYKAAQKEGKFKGYKVIRNDGVYVPSGENDNLIVQKLEKNKVAFGIFGYSFLAENQDKIKASKIEGALPTPKTIGDGSYPISRSLYFYVKKSHMEKIPAIKAYMDLFMSDKMIGNEGVLKTIGLIPMSDELRQNVQKSVLSYTLLTSEMVKTKKVIK is encoded by the coding sequence ATGAAGTTATCAAAAATTGCACTTAGTGCAATGTTAGTTTTAGGAACTTGTAGTATTGCAAACGCAAGAGATCAAATTAGAATAGTTGGAAGCTCAACCGTTTATCCATTTTCTAGCTATGTTGCTGAAGAATTAGGAGTTACTACTAAATTTAAAACTCCTGTGGTTGAATCAACAGGTTCAGGTGGTGGTTTTAAACTATTTTGTCAAGGTGAAGATTTAAACACTCCTGATATCTCAAATGCTTCAAGACCTATGAAAGAAAAAGAGTTCGCACTTTGTAATGAAAACGGAGTTAAAGAAATCATAGGTGCTATGATTGGTTATGATGGCATAGCTTTTGCTCAATCAAGCGATAACGAAGATTTAGACTTAACAAAAAAACAACTATTTTTAGCAGTTGCAAAAGAGATTCCTGTAAACGGAAAACTTGTAGCAAATCCTTATACAAAATGGTCTCAAATTGACTCAAGCTTGCCAGATAGAGAGATTATAATTTATGGACCTCCAACATCTTCAGGCACAAGAGATGCTTTTGAAGAGTTAGTTATGCAAGCAGCTTCAAAAAATGATCCAGTTTACAAAGCAGCTCAAAAAGAAGGTAAATTTAAAGGTTATAAAGTTATAAGAAATGATGGTGTATATGTTCCTTCAGGTGAAAATGATAACTTAATAGTTCAAAAACTTGAAAAAAACAAAGTTGCATTTGGAATTTTTGGCTATAGCTTTTTAGCTGAAAATCAAGATAAAATCAAAGCTAGTAAAATAGAAGGAGCTCTTCCAACTCCCAAAACTATAGGCGATGGAAGTTATCCAATTTCAAGAAGTCTGTATTTTTATGTTAAAAAATCCCATATGGAAAAAATTCCAGCTATCAAAGCCTATATGGATCTTTTTATGAGTGATAAAATGATAGGTAATGAAGGAGTTTTAAAAACTATTGGACTTATCCCTATGAGTGATGAGCTTAGACAAAATGTTCAAAAAAGTGTTCTTTCATATACACTTTTAACCTCTGAAATGGTAAAAACTAAAAAAGTTATAAAATAA
- the pstB gene encoding phosphate ABC transporter ATP-binding protein PstB encodes MENLKIQTKNLSLWYGEKQALKSISMDIYKNQITAFIGPSGCGKSTFLRCLNRMNDLIDSVLIKGKVTLDGHDIYAPDVDEVSVRKKVGMVFQQPNPFPKSIYDNVAYAPLMHDLVRKGKECDELVEKSLKRAGLWNEVKDKLKEPGTALSGGQQQRLCIARAIAVSPEVILMDEPTSALDPISTQVIEALMLELKKDYTIIVVTHNMQQASRVADYTAFFHMGDLIEYGQTEQIFINPKEDKTEQYITGKFG; translated from the coding sequence ATGGAAAATTTAAAAATACAAACAAAAAATTTAAGTCTATGGTATGGCGAAAAACAAGCTTTAAAATCTATAAGTATGGATATTTATAAAAATCAAATAACAGCTTTCATAGGACCATCAGGTTGTGGAAAATCAACATTTTTAAGGTGTTTAAATAGAATGAATGATTTGATTGATTCCGTTTTAATAAAAGGAAAAGTTACCTTAGATGGGCACGATATATACGCACCAGATGTAGATGAAGTTTCAGTTAGAAAAAAAGTTGGTATGGTTTTTCAACAACCAAATCCTTTTCCAAAAAGCATATATGACAATGTAGCTTATGCACCTCTTATGCATGACCTTGTAAGAAAAGGCAAAGAGTGTGATGAGCTTGTAGAAAAATCCTTAAAAAGAGCTGGACTTTGGAATGAAGTAAAAGATAAATTAAAAGAGCCAGGAACTGCACTTTCAGGCGGACAACAACAAAGACTTTGTATAGCAAGAGCAATCGCAGTTTCTCCAGAAGTTATACTTATGGACGAACCAACTTCAGCACTTGATCCTATTTCTACTCAAGTTATTGAAGCTTTAATGCTAGAGCTTAAAAAAGATTATACTATCATAGTTGTAACTCATAATATGCAACAAGCCTCAAGAGTTGCTGATTATACGGCGTTTTTTCATATGGGAGATTTGATAGAATACGGCCAAACTGAACAAATTTTCATAAATCCAAAAGAGGATAAAACAGAACAATACATAACTGGTAAATTTGGATAA